A genomic stretch from Silurus meridionalis isolate SWU-2019-XX chromosome 1, ASM1480568v1, whole genome shotgun sequence includes:
- the rpsa gene encoding 40S ribosomal protein SA isoform X1, whose amino-acid sequence MSGGLDVLQMKEEDVLKFLAAGTHLGGTNLDFQMEQYVYKRKSDGIYIINLKKTWEKLLLAARAIVAIENPADVCVISSRNTGQRAVLKFASATGATTFAGRFTPGTFTNQIQAAFREPRLLIVTDPRADHQPLTEASYVNIPTIALCNTDSPLRYVDIAIPCNNKGPHSVGLMWWMLAREVLRMRGTISREHPWEVMPDLYFYRDPEEIEKEEQAAAEKAVGKEEFQGEWSAPVADIAPLEVQDWSDNVQVPSVPIQQFPAAIEAAAAAAKPAPTAEGFSEDWSAQTATEDWSAAPTAQAGDWGGSTAEWS is encoded by the exons ATGTCCGGAGGTCTGGATGTCCTTCAGATGAAGGAGGAGGATGTGCTGAAGTTCCTCGCTGCAGGAACCCATCTGGGTGGTACCAACCTAGACTTCCAGATGGAGCAGTACGtctacaaaagaaaaagtgatG GCATTTACATCATCAACCTGAAGAAAACTTGGGAAAAGCTGCTGCTGGCTGCTCGGGCCATCGTTGCCATCGAGAACCCCGCAGACGTCTGCGTCATTTCTTCCAGGAACACCGGTCAG AGGGCGGTGCTCAAGTTCGCTTCTGCCACCGGTGCCACCACCTTCGCCGGACGCTTCACGCCCGGTACCTTCACCAATCAGATTCAGGCCGCCTTCAGGGAGCCCCGCCTCCTGATCGTGACTGACCCTCGTGCTGACCATCAGCCGCTGACTGAGGCTTCATATGTGAACATTCCCACCATCGCTCTGTGCAACACCGACTCCCCTCTCAGATACGTCGATATCGCCATCCCCTGCAACAACAAG ggtcctCACTCCGTGGGTCTGATGTGGTGGATGTTGGCCCGTGAGGTGTTGAGGATGCGTGGTACCATTTCCCGTGAACATCCATGGGAGGTGATGcctgatctgtacttctacagAGATCCTGAGGAG ATTGAAAAGGAGGAGCAGGCTGCAGCAGAGAAGGCTGTAGGGAAGGAGGAGTTCCAGGGCGAGTGGTCTGCTCCCGTtgctgatattgctccacttgAAGTGCAGGACTGGTCTGATAATGTGCAGGTTCCTTCAGTACCCATTCAGCAGTTCCCTGCAGCTATTGAGG ctgctgctgctgctgctaaacCTGCCCCCACAGCAGAGGGTTTCTCAG AGGACTGGAGTGCGCAGACCGCCACTGAGGATTGGAGCGCAGCCCCCACCGCTCAGGCTGGAGACTGGGGTGGCTCCACTGCTGAGtggtcttaa
- the rpsa gene encoding 40S ribosomal protein SA isoform X2 translates to MSGGLDVLQMKEEDVLKFLAAGTHLGGTNLDFQMEQYVYKRKSDGIYIINLKKTWEKLLLAARAIVAIENPADVCVISSRNTGQRAVLKFASATGATTFAGRFTPGTFTNQIQAAFREPRLLIVTDPRADHQPLTEASYVNIPTIALCNTDSPLRYVDIAIPCNNKGPHSVGLMWWMLAREVLRMRGTISREHPWEVMPDLYFYRDPEEIEKEEQAAAEKAVGKEEFQGEWSAPVADIAPLEVQDWSDNVQVPSVPIQQFPAAIEAAAAAKPAPTAEGFSEDWSAQTATEDWSAAPTAQAGDWGGSTAEWS, encoded by the exons ATGTCCGGAGGTCTGGATGTCCTTCAGATGAAGGAGGAGGATGTGCTGAAGTTCCTCGCTGCAGGAACCCATCTGGGTGGTACCAACCTAGACTTCCAGATGGAGCAGTACGtctacaaaagaaaaagtgatG GCATTTACATCATCAACCTGAAGAAAACTTGGGAAAAGCTGCTGCTGGCTGCTCGGGCCATCGTTGCCATCGAGAACCCCGCAGACGTCTGCGTCATTTCTTCCAGGAACACCGGTCAG AGGGCGGTGCTCAAGTTCGCTTCTGCCACCGGTGCCACCACCTTCGCCGGACGCTTCACGCCCGGTACCTTCACCAATCAGATTCAGGCCGCCTTCAGGGAGCCCCGCCTCCTGATCGTGACTGACCCTCGTGCTGACCATCAGCCGCTGACTGAGGCTTCATATGTGAACATTCCCACCATCGCTCTGTGCAACACCGACTCCCCTCTCAGATACGTCGATATCGCCATCCCCTGCAACAACAAG ggtcctCACTCCGTGGGTCTGATGTGGTGGATGTTGGCCCGTGAGGTGTTGAGGATGCGTGGTACCATTTCCCGTGAACATCCATGGGAGGTGATGcctgatctgtacttctacagAGATCCTGAGGAG ATTGAAAAGGAGGAGCAGGCTGCAGCAGAGAAGGCTGTAGGGAAGGAGGAGTTCCAGGGCGAGTGGTCTGCTCCCGTtgctgatattgctccacttgAAGTGCAGGACTGGTCTGATAATGTGCAGGTTCCTTCAGTACCCATTCAGCAGTTCCCTGCAGCTATTGAGG ctgctgctgctgctaaacCTGCCCCCACAGCAGAGGGTTTCTCAG AGGACTGGAGTGCGCAGACCGCCACTGAGGATTGGAGCGCAGCCCCCACCGCTCAGGCTGGAGACTGGGGTGGCTCCACTGCTGAGtggtcttaa